One region of Octopus sinensis linkage group LG30, ASM634580v1, whole genome shotgun sequence genomic DNA includes:
- the LOC115226413 gene encoding zinc finger protein 626-like isoform X3 — translation MSKEKPQPRYQCNICKTFFTYKHSLTTHKRIHTGEKPFHCDICGESFLARSDLTNHERIHISKRLFPCDICGKLSSCGSSLRSHKRIHTGEKPFHCDICGKSFSQSSILTSHKRIHTGEKPFECDICGKSFPAASSLTSHKHNHTGEKPFHCDICGKSFSFRSALISHTRIHTGERPFHCDICGKSFSERRNLTNHERIHTGEKPYNCDICGTSFSQSSNLTIHKPIHTGEKPYHCDICGKSFSHSKI, via the exons ATGTCGAAAGAGAAACCACAACCAAGATATCAGTGCAATATCTGTAAAACGTTTTTCACTTACAAACATAGTTTAACTACCCAtaaacgaattcatacaggagagaagccgttccactgtgatatttgtggtgaatCATTCCTTGCTCGAAGTGACTTAACTAATCACGAACGTATTCATATTAGTAAGAGGCTAtttccctgtgatatctgtggtaaattatccTCTTGTGGAAGTTCCTTGAgatctcacaaacgtattcatacgggggagaagccatttcactgtgatatctgtggtaaatcattctctcaaagtagcattttgacttctcacaaacgtattcatacaggagagaagccatttgaatgcgatatctgtggtaaatcattccctgctGCAAGTTCTCTAACATCTCACAAGCATaatcatacaggagagaaaccgtttcactgtgatatctgcggtaaatcattctcttttcGAAGTGCCCTAATATCTCACacgcgtattcatactggagagaggcCATtccactgcgatatctgtggtaaatcattctctgaaagaagGAATTTGACTAATCacgaacgtattcatactggtgagaagccatataactgtgatatctgtggtacatcattctctcaaa GTAGCAATTTAACCATCCACAAACCtattcacacaggtgaaaaaccatatcactgtgatatctgtggtaa atcattctctcacagtaaAATTTAA
- the LOC115226413 gene encoding gastrula zinc finger protein XlCGF7.1-like isoform X1, whose protein sequence is MSKEKPQPRYQCNICKTFFTYKHSLTTHKRIHTGEKPFHCDICGESFLARSDLTNHERIHISKRLFPCDICGKLSSCGSSLRSHKRIHTGEKPFHCDICGKSFSQSSILTSHKRIHTGEKPFECDICGKSFPAASSLTSHKHNHTGEKPFHCDICGKSFSFRSALISHTRIHTGERPFHCDICGKSFSERRNLTNHERIHTGEKPYNCDICGTSFSQSSNLTVHKRIHTGEKPFYCDICGKPFCRRGNLTDHKRIHTGEKPYHCHICGKSFPFHSTLTKHKCIHIGRKPFQW, encoded by the coding sequence ATGTCGAAAGAGAAACCACAACCAAGATATCAGTGCAATATCTGTAAAACGTTTTTCACTTACAAACATAGTTTAACTACCCAtaaacgaattcatacaggagagaagccgttccactgtgatatttgtggtgaatCATTCCTTGCTCGAAGTGACTTAACTAATCACGAACGTATTCATATTAGTAAGAGGCTAtttccctgtgatatctgtggtaaattatccTCTTGTGGAAGTTCCTTGAgatctcacaaacgtattcatacgggggagaagccatttcactgtgatatctgtggtaaatcattctctcaaagtagcattttgacttctcacaaacgtattcatacaggagagaagccatttgaatgcgatatctgtggtaaatcattccctgctGCAAGTTCTCTAACATCTCACAAGCATaatcatacaggagagaaaccgtttcactgtgatatctgcggtaaatcattctcttttcGAAGTGCCCTAATATCTCACacgcgtattcatactggagagaggcCATtccactgcgatatctgtggtaaatcattctctgaaagaagGAATTTGACTAATCacgaacgtattcatactggtgagaagccatataactgtgatatctgtggtacatcattctctcaaagtagcaaTTTAACTGtccacaagcgtattcatactggggagaagccattttactgtgatatctgtggtaaaccatTCTGTCGAAGAGGGAATTTAActgatcacaaacgtattcacacaggagagaaaccatatcattgtcatatctgtggtaaatcattccctttTCATAGCACTTTAAccaaacacaaatgcattcacataGGGAGGAAGCCATTTCAATGGTAA